A genome region from Brassica oleracea var. oleracea cultivar TO1000 chromosome C2, BOL, whole genome shotgun sequence includes the following:
- the LOC106325693 gene encoding SPX domain-containing protein 1: protein MKFGKSLSNQIEQTLPEWRDKFLSYKDLKKRLKLITSTTQDRPTKRLRVDAECSLGMSKEEISFIQLLEGELEKFNNFFVEKEEEYIIRLKELRDRIVKAKDSKEKMMSMRKEIVDFHGEMVLLENYSALNYTGLVKILKKYDKRTGDLMRLPYIQKVLQQPFYTTDLLYKLIKESEAILDRFFPATHEAEDPTDATDSENIQAELSEHKFMESLHMKSTIAALRVLQEIRSKSSTVSVFSLPPLQLNGLDETWKKIPLLEQEAK, encoded by the exons ATGAAGTTCGGTAAGAGTCTGAGCAACCAGATAGAGCAGACACTGCCTGAATGGCGTGACAAGTTCTTGTCTTACAAAGACCTCAAGAAGCGTCTCAAACTCATCACCTCCACAACTCAAGATCGTCCCACCAAACGTCTCCGAGTAGACGCCGAGTGTTCCCTAGGAATGTCCAAAGAAGAGATCAGTTTCATACAGTTGCTGGAGGGCGAGTTGGAGAAGTTCAACAATTTCTTCGTTGAAAAAGAGGAAGAGTACATCATCAGATTGAAG GAGTTGAGAGATAGGATCGTCAAAGCTAAGGACTCAAAGGAGAAGATGATGAGCATGAGGAAGGAGATTGTTGATTTTCATGGAGAGATGGTTCTCCTTGAGAATTACAGTGCCCTAAACTACACTG GATTGGTTAAGATACTGAAGAAATATGACAAACGAACTGGTGATCTCATGCGCTTACCTTACATACAAAAAGTTCTTCAGCAACCCTTTTACACTACTGACTTGTTGTACAAGCTAATAAAGGAATCCGAGGCAATTCTTGATCGATTTTTCCCCGCTACACATGAAGCTGAGGATCCTACTGATGCAACAGACTCTGAGAATATCCAAGCAGAGCTCTCAGAGCACAAGTTCATGGAAAGCCTCCACATGAAAAGTACAATAGCTGCTTTGCGTGTGTTGCAAGAAATCAGGAGCAAAAGCTCCACAGTCAGTGTCTTCTCGCTGCCGCCACTCCAGTTAAACGGGTTAGATGAGACATGGAAGAAGATTCCGTTGTTGGAGCAAGAAGCCAAATAG
- the LOC106324861 gene encoding uncharacterized protein LOC106324861, translating to MGHVIGQLLISPPSSSSLLLLRCRTTLDSNYVFSLRTSVTKSKGRIFCLFSGGNQREEQARKALESALGGKKNEFDKWDEEIKKRQESVGDGNAGNGGGGGGWFGGGGGWFSGDHFWKEAQQITITLLAILFVYMIVAKGEVMAAFVLNPLLYALRGTREGLTSLSSKLMGRQASKVNGASSEEIWKDSQVSAKESVVRKWGSD from the exons ATGGGACACGTAATTGGACAGCTGCTGATAAGCCCTCCTTCTTCCTCGTCCCTTCTCCTTCTCCGGTGCCGGACTACTCTCGACTCGAACTATGTCTTCTCTCTGAGAACCTCAGTTACCAAAAGCAAGGGCAGAATCTTTTGTCTTTTCTCCGGCGGCAACCAGAGGGAG GAGCAAGCTCGCAAAGCATTGGAAAGCGCTCTTGGTGGTAAGAAAAATGAGTTCGACAAATGGGACGAAGAGATCAAGAAAAGACAAGAATCCGTTGGTGACGGAAATGCTGGCAATGGAGGAGGAGGAGGAGGCTGGTTTGGAGGTGGCGGCGGCTGGTTCAGTGGTGATCATTTCTGGAAAGAAGCACAACAGATTACCATTACTCTCTTAGCAATACTTTTCGTG TATATGATAGTTGCTAAAGGTGAAGTAATGGCTGCCTTTGTGTTAAACCCGTTGCTGTACGCGCTGCGAGGAACACGAGAAGGTTTGACTTCTTTAAGCTCCAAGCTCATGGGAAGACAAGCTTCTAAAGTGAATGGTGCTAGCTCAGAGGAGATATGGAAGGACAGCCAGGTCTCTGCTAAAGAAAGCGTTGTCCGAAAATGGGGAAGTGACTGA
- the LOC106324899 gene encoding uncharacterized protein LOC106324899 has protein sequence MSGGTPRGGGGYIRQRHSQGYASGGDDLEDDACSRHQPFSLESPRCKTWVEVLENVLWIASAVFIVYFGDMHSNMIYILLHDARVKRMPLYLGMLGIGVNVVIIIYESMLSWSMRRFDEKWELWSISALPFITLLGIISFCLLSFALWPIWGFLTLPLLFTLFMACLVVFPHLTIIKLRPQNEELRID, from the exons ATGTCTGGTGGAACTCCGCGTGGCGGCGGCGGCTACATTAGGCAAAGACACAGCCAAGGATATGCTTCTGGTGGGGATGATCTTGAGGACGATGCTTGCTCTAGGCACCAGCCTTTCTCCCTCGAGAGTCCTAGGTGTAAGACTTGGGTCGAGGTTTTGGAGAATGTGCTTTGGATTGCCTCTGCTGTGTTCATCGTCTATTTTGGAGACATGCACTCCAATATGATCTACATCTTATTACACGATGCTCGGGTCAAAAG GATGCCTTTGTATTTGGGGATGTTGGGAATAGGTGTGAACGTTGTGATCATAATCTACGAAAGTATGTTGTCGTGGAGCATGAGGAGGTTCGATGAGAAATGGGAGCTGTGGAGTATCTCTGCTCTGCCTTTCATCACCCTACTTGGCATCATTTCGTTCTGCCT GCTCTCCTTTGCTCTGTGGCCTATATGGGGATTCTTGACTCTCCCTCTTCTG TTCACATTGTTCATGGCATGCCTAGTTGTGTTCCCACATCTGACAATCATCAAACTCAGGCCACAAAACGAAGAACTTCGCATAGATTGA